A part of Gramella sp. MAR_2010_147 genomic DNA contains:
- a CDS encoding BT_3928 family protein, producing MKAIVSIARILVGVLFIFSGFIKLNDPVGFSYKLQEYFSEPVLDIPFLIPFALVIAILIVVFELVLGIMLLIGYAPKFTGWSLLVMIVFFTFLTFYSAYFNKVTDCGCFGDAIPLTPWESFYKDIILLFLILIIFFNQKYINPIFPVKYHKWVIFASFMACFAFCYHVLMHLPVFDFRPYSIGNNIPEKMKLPEGAAMAEVTYSWKFKVDGEEKVIKNNGAYPQIDGEFIGVETTQTGENAIAPIHDFVIEGKEGDITDEVLSANKVLLIVAYNLRSTERDGYEAVKSLSENAKQKGYRVIGLTASGEEFQNELIKEYNLDFDFYQTDETALKTIVRSNPGFLTLEKGTITQKKHWFDASDIKL from the coding sequence ATGAAAGCAATTGTTAGCATCGCCAGGATTTTGGTGGGAGTTCTTTTTATTTTTTCAGGATTTATAAAACTGAATGACCCTGTTGGTTTCTCTTATAAACTGCAGGAATATTTTAGCGAACCGGTGCTGGATATTCCATTTTTAATTCCTTTTGCATTAGTAATTGCCATTTTAATTGTTGTCTTTGAGCTTGTACTGGGAATTATGCTGCTCATTGGATATGCTCCGAAGTTTACAGGATGGAGTCTGTTGGTGATGATCGTTTTCTTTACATTTCTTACTTTTTATTCGGCTTACTTTAATAAAGTGACAGACTGTGGATGCTTTGGAGATGCCATCCCGCTCACGCCCTGGGAGTCTTTTTATAAAGATATAATACTGTTGTTTTTGATCTTAATTATCTTTTTCAATCAGAAATATATCAATCCTATTTTTCCGGTGAAATATCATAAATGGGTTATTTTTGCTTCGTTTATGGCTTGTTTTGCATTTTGCTATCATGTTTTAATGCATCTTCCTGTTTTCGATTTCAGACCTTACAGCATCGGGAATAATATTCCGGAAAAAATGAAACTGCCGGAGGGTGCGGCGATGGCAGAAGTGACTTACAGCTGGAAATTCAAAGTAGATGGAGAGGAGAAAGTAATTAAGAATAATGGTGCTTATCCTCAGATTGATGGTGAATTTATCGGTGTGGAAACCACACAAACGGGGGAGAATGCCATTGCTCCTATACATGATTTCGTAATTGAAGGGAAGGAAGGGGATATTACAGATGAAGTGCTATCTGCAAATAAGGTTTTGTTGATAGTAGCTTATAATCTTCGTTCTACCGAAAGAGATGGGTACGAGGCTGTAAAATCTTTAAGCGAAAATGCTAAGCAAAAGGGGTATCGGGTAATAGGTCTTACCGCTTCAGGAGAAGAATTCCAGAATGAATTAATAAAAGAATACAATCTGGATTTTGATTTTTATCAAACCGATGAGACAGCTTTAAAAACAATTGTTCGCTCTAACCCGGGATTTCTTACTCTTGAGAAAGGAACAATCACTCAGAAAAAACACTGGTTCGACGCTTCTGATATCAAATTGTAA
- the prmA gene encoding 50S ribosomal protein L11 methyltransferase, with protein MAGNYFEFQFKIEPVQPASEILIAELGYLGFESFVENDDGITAYIPEEEYEEDILANVHILQSEDFKISYDQKEIERVNWNEEWEKNFTPILVDDHCSVRAPFHEKLDVDFDIVIEPKMSFGTGHHATTHMMIQHILKNEWEGKSVLDMGCGTGVLAILAAMKGARTIDAIDIDNWCYLNTLENISRNDCEHINVEEGGAELLEGREYDIILANINRNILLRDIPVYGKNLKENGQLFLSGFYAGDLPAIKKACAEIGLNFIENFERNDWIAAKFSR; from the coding sequence ATGGCAGGGAATTACTTTGAATTTCAGTTTAAGATAGAACCGGTACAGCCGGCCTCTGAAATTCTTATCGCTGAATTAGGCTATCTTGGTTTTGAGAGTTTTGTAGAGAACGACGATGGTATCACAGCTTATATTCCCGAAGAGGAATACGAAGAGGATATTCTGGCCAATGTACATATTTTGCAATCTGAAGATTTCAAGATCAGTTATGATCAAAAAGAAATAGAGCGGGTAAATTGGAATGAGGAATGGGAAAAGAATTTCACCCCCATTTTGGTTGATGATCATTGTAGTGTTAGAGCACCTTTTCACGAAAAACTGGATGTAGATTTTGATATTGTTATCGAGCCCAAGATGTCTTTTGGAACAGGACACCATGCGACTACCCATATGATGATCCAGCATATCCTTAAAAATGAGTGGGAAGGGAAAAGTGTTTTGGATATGGGATGCGGCACCGGGGTTCTGGCTATTCTGGCGGCTATGAAAGGCGCAAGAACTATAGATGCTATAGATATTGATAATTGGTGTTATTTGAACACCCTGGAGAATATTAGCAGAAATGACTGTGAACATATTAATGTGGAAGAAGGAGGAGCAGAGTTGCTAGAGGGTCGTGAATATGATATTATTCTCGCTAATATAAACAGAAATATCCTTTTACGGGATATACCAGTATATGGAAAGAACCTGAAAGAAAACGGGCAGCTTTTTCTTAGTGGCTTTTATGCTGGAGACCTTCCTGCTATAAAAAAAGCTTGTGCGGAAATTGGTTTGAATTTTATCGAAAATTTTGAAAGAAACGATTGGATAGCCGCAAAATTTTCACGCTAA
- the tpiA gene encoding triose-phosphate isomerase — translation MRDNIVAGNWKMNNDLAETEELLSKLKLQMVRDPKATVMVAPSFTNLYPAFQALKDTPVIVAAQNMHESEKGAFTGEVSASMLKSIGITTVIIGHSERRAHFDETHDILAKKVQAAIDNEMKVIFCFGEELEDRKSEKHFDLVEKQLKESLFQLPQSAWKNIILAYEPVWAIGTGETASPEQAQEMHKHVRELLNKNVGKEVADNTSILYGGSVKPNNAKEIFAKEDVDGGLIGGASLNAVDFVEIVNSF, via the coding sequence ATGAGAGACAATATAGTTGCCGGAAACTGGAAAATGAATAATGATCTTGCAGAAACTGAAGAACTTTTAAGTAAGTTAAAACTTCAGATGGTTAGGGATCCAAAGGCTACAGTGATGGTAGCTCCTTCTTTCACAAATCTTTATCCAGCTTTCCAGGCTCTTAAAGATACTCCGGTTATAGTTGCTGCGCAAAATATGCATGAAAGCGAAAAAGGAGCTTTTACCGGCGAAGTCTCTGCCAGCATGTTGAAAAGTATAGGGATTACAACCGTAATTATTGGTCACAGTGAGCGAAGAGCTCATTTCGATGAAACCCATGATATTCTTGCCAAAAAAGTACAGGCCGCAATAGATAATGAAATGAAGGTGATCTTTTGTTTTGGCGAAGAGCTGGAAGATCGAAAAAGCGAAAAGCATTTTGATCTTGTAGAAAAGCAATTAAAGGAAAGTCTTTTTCAGTTACCACAGAGCGCCTGGAAAAATATCATTCTGGCATACGAACCAGTTTGGGCAATTGGAACAGGTGAAACTGCTAGCCCGGAACAGGCTCAGGAAATGCATAAACATGTACGAGAGCTTTTAAATAAAAATGTAGGGAAAGAAGTGGCAGATAATACTTCTATTCTTTACGGCGGAAGTGTGAAACCTAATAATGCAAAAGAGATCTTTGCGAAAGAAGATGTAGATGGGGGGCTTATTGGAGGAGCAAGTTTAAATGCAGTAGATTTTGTAGAGATCGTTAATTCATTTTAA
- a CDS encoding LacI family DNA-binding transcriptional regulator, whose amino-acid sequence MKKKRKISIKDISEELGISTTTISFIINNKAENRISKKVIKRVEDYIQEVGYIPNSSAQTLRTGKTKTIVFMAEDISDPFFSAIAKEMEGIAFENGYKIIYCSTENNKERAIELLNLFKERQVDAFIITPPEGFREELEVLINERKQVVMVFDRYYDDLDHNYVVLDNIEGSKQATSYLFETGFNNVGFIGLKSDISPTLERLEGYRQGVKAKGKNEFSVLIPFDKVKTGTGKEMIREFLKKNPQIDSLLFATNSLAISGLKVLKEESLNIPKDVSVITFDDRDLFELYSPSISVVSQPVSKLADELIKGTLNLLKSEYKETVKFQKVLKGHLIKRDSSQLTPEDSSI is encoded by the coding sequence ATGAAAAAAAAACGAAAAATATCTATTAAGGATATTTCTGAGGAGCTAGGGATCTCAACTACAACTATTTCTTTTATAATCAACAATAAAGCTGAGAATAGGATTAGTAAAAAAGTTATTAAAAGGGTAGAAGATTATATCCAGGAGGTTGGTTATATACCTAACTCCAGTGCTCAAACTCTAAGGACGGGAAAAACTAAAACAATAGTTTTTATGGCTGAAGATATTTCTGATCCGTTTTTTTCTGCTATAGCAAAAGAAATGGAAGGAATTGCATTTGAAAATGGATATAAGATTATTTACTGTAGTACTGAAAATAATAAAGAGAGAGCAATAGAATTATTAAATCTCTTTAAAGAAAGGCAAGTTGATGCTTTTATTATAACACCTCCAGAAGGCTTTAGAGAAGAATTAGAAGTTCTTATTAATGAAAGAAAACAGGTCGTAATGGTGTTTGATAGATATTATGATGATTTAGATCATAATTATGTAGTTCTTGATAATATAGAAGGCTCTAAACAAGCAACAAGTTATTTGTTCGAAACCGGATTTAACAATGTGGGCTTCATAGGGCTTAAATCTGACATATCTCCAACACTTGAAAGGCTTGAGGGCTATAGGCAGGGGGTTAAAGCCAAGGGAAAGAACGAATTTTCGGTTTTAATTCCCTTTGATAAGGTGAAGACCGGAACCGGAAAGGAAATGATACGTGAGTTTTTGAAAAAGAATCCTCAAATTGATTCTTTGCTCTTTGCTACCAACAGTCTTGCAATTAGTGGACTTAAAGTGTTGAAAGAAGAATCGCTTAATATTCCTAAGGATGTCTCGGTGATTACTTTTGATGATCGTGATTTATTCGAGCTTTATTCCCCATCAATTAGTGTCGTCTCCCAACCAGTGAGTAAATTGGCAGATGAACTTATTAAAGGAACCTTAAATTTACTGAAATCAGAATATAAAGAAACTGTTAAATTTCAGAAAGTCTTAAAGGGCCACTTGATAAAGAGGGATTCTTCCCAGCTTACTCCTGAAGATAGTTCAATCTAA
- a CDS encoding M57 family metalloprotease has protein sequence MKTIKLLTLLIAISVFTSCEKDQVSESVAETAEKPSDGISKQVRDKVADLHFNSKHVEKNKMLLPDGSFTENYLIEGDIAMTAEQMQTMSSVSVTDKQYRTYNLVSTPRTVNVIGYTGGSQALTTKQRTALQWTIDNYNALNLGITFTVTFGTNYTPYDIVVYQNQNGQAGGVAGFPSNGNPYKYVQIFSGMEAYSTNTNEHVITHEIGHSVGLRHTDWFSRESCGQSGESADPDGAVHIPGTPTGYDATSVMLACFGANEDGEFGANDETALNYLY, from the coding sequence ATGAAAACAATTAAACTACTTACGCTATTAATAGCGATTTCTGTATTTACTTCTTGTGAGAAAGATCAGGTATCTGAATCTGTAGCTGAAACTGCTGAAAAACCTTCTGATGGTATATCAAAGCAGGTTCGGGATAAAGTTGCCGATCTTCATTTTAATTCCAAACATGTCGAAAAAAACAAAATGTTACTACCCGATGGTAGTTTTACTGAAAATTATCTGATTGAAGGTGATATTGCAATGACAGCTGAACAAATGCAAACCATGTCATCTGTATCGGTTACAGATAAGCAATACCGAACTTACAACCTGGTAAGCACTCCAAGAACAGTTAATGTAATTGGTTACACTGGTGGTTCGCAAGCTTTAACTACAAAGCAAAGAACTGCATTGCAGTGGACGATTGATAACTACAATGCCTTAAACCTGGGAATTACGTTCACAGTTACTTTTGGAACCAATTATACACCTTATGATATCGTAGTGTATCAAAACCAAAATGGACAAGCAGGTGGAGTCGCAGGTTTTCCAAGCAACGGAAACCCTTATAAGTATGTGCAAATCTTTTCAGGAATGGAAGCATACAGTACAAACACCAATGAACATGTAATAACTCACGAAATTGGACATTCGGTTGGACTGCGTCATACAGACTGGTTTAGTCGTGAAAGCTGTGGACAGAGTGGAGAAAGTGCTGATCCTGATGGAGCAGTTCATATTCCTGGAACCCCAACCGGATATGACGCTACTTCTGTAATGCTTGCTTGCTTTGGAGCTAATGAAGATGGCGAATTTGGAGCAAACGATGAAACAGCCCTTAATTACTTATACTAA
- a CDS encoding ATP-dependent Clp protease adaptor ClpS, giving the protein MSTKEELLEKVEVKTKEKKENEIVLYNDDYNTFDHVIDTLIDACEHTPEQAEQCSILVHYKGKCTVKTGPYKELKPRCSKLLDAGLSAEIV; this is encoded by the coding sequence ATGAGCACCAAAGAAGAATTATTAGAAAAGGTCGAAGTAAAGACCAAAGAGAAAAAAGAAAACGAGATTGTATTATACAATGATGATTATAATACATTTGACCATGTTATTGATACTTTAATCGATGCCTGTGAACATACTCCTGAGCAGGCGGAACAGTGTTCAATTCTTGTTCATTATAAGGGAAAATGTACTGTAAAAACCGGACCTTATAAAGAATTGAAACCACGTTGCTCTAAATTATTAGATGCCGGTCTCAGTGCGGAAATCGTATAA
- a CDS encoding Eco57I restriction-modification methylase domain-containing protein, with the protein MELKFLKPRKALNKAYLKVKPNRSSIEVFKTNLTQLLDRTNDVESEEFHKNLISDFLKKTYYDPNHFINTKGRNDLVIHNDKKANSSVGVIIEAKKPTNRSEMLTKHKLNVKAFQELILYYLRERITHKNLEIKYLIATNINEWFIFDANIFEKHFAQSKSLVKQFTDFEDERLAGKTTEFFYKEIAEPFIDSLKSDIEFTFFDIRNYEKPLRNNNPKDDNKLIALFKLLSPEHLLKLPFINDSNSLDQRFYGELLHIIGLSEIKKGSNKLIQRKKEGDRNTGSLIENSIIQIDSLDKLSRLNNPSHFGNSKEERLFNVSLELTITWINRILFLKLLEAQLSSYHNGDDSYLFLNISKVHNYDDLNTLFFQVLAKEQSDRNQDVKQLFEKIPYLNSSLFEPTGIEHATLLISNLSDDKTIPVYSSTVLKNKNGKKQIGELNTLEYLFKFLDAYDFSSEGSEEIQEENKTLINASVLGLIFEKINGYKDGSFFTPGFITMYMCKETIRKAILQRFNNVKNWNCKNLDELYNKIDDRKEANEITNNLKLCDPAVGSGHFLVSALNEIIAIKNDLRILQDRNGNRLKEYQFEVINDELIITDEDGEFFEYNPLNKESQRVQEALFHEKQNIIENCLFGVDINQNSVKICRLRLWIELLKHAYYKTPNELETLPNIDINIKCGNSLISRFKLGADLQATLRKSEISIAEYKSAVKTYMNAKSKEQKREMKSLIKKIKGDFKSTFYTNIKENKDLARYRGQLINLQTANIDLFGTKMDKKKINIETKRLKKLIASQEKKVNEIISNKVFEEAFEWRFEFPEVLNDDGEYIGFDAIIGNPPYFSISKAPELKQVSKNFKSFTSSGDIYSLFIELSHKILKNNGISTLIISNKWMRANYGKNMREYLVKQTNPFKLIDFGQNLIFESAIVHTNIISFSKNEFKSNLAAVRFPNNFFNQNVSSEEFSDFINENKIQPVRVSKDIWNIIPNYLYELKLKAENKGRKLSKWNIEFYRGFLTGLNDAFILSNDIAKKLLEDDPNNIQLIKPLLRGRDIRRYFYNNPTLSAITTFPARNINIESYPIIEEYLKSFQPKIKQTGEKFINEEGEIEKTRKKTSHKWYETQDTITYYKEFLKPKIIFSEIVSEPQFYYDEEGFYPEATAFFISGNNLKYLTALLNSKAITFLFNTFYMGGELVGKIRYKKAFLEQVPIPVPDQKTEDEIGEIVDQILNLKKENSNFDSFYLEEKINKMVYDLFDFNESEIEVIENYSS; encoded by the coding sequence ATGGAACTAAAATTCTTAAAACCACGTAAGGCTCTCAATAAAGCATATCTTAAAGTAAAACCTAACCGCTCATCAATTGAAGTTTTTAAAACCAACCTTACTCAATTATTAGATAGGACTAATGACGTAGAGTCTGAGGAGTTTCATAAAAACCTTATTTCTGATTTTCTCAAAAAAACATACTATGATCCCAACCATTTCATAAATACGAAAGGTAGAAATGATTTAGTAATTCATAATGATAAAAAAGCTAATAGTTCAGTAGGAGTAATAATTGAAGCAAAGAAGCCAACAAATCGTTCTGAAATGCTTACCAAGCATAAATTGAATGTTAAGGCATTTCAAGAATTGATCCTTTATTATTTAAGAGAACGGATTACGCATAAAAATTTAGAAATTAAGTATTTAATTGCGACTAATATTAATGAATGGTTCATTTTTGATGCCAATATTTTTGAAAAGCATTTTGCCCAAAGTAAATCTCTTGTTAAACAATTCACCGATTTTGAAGATGAAAGATTAGCAGGGAAAACCACAGAGTTTTTTTATAAGGAGATTGCGGAACCCTTTATCGACAGTTTAAAAAGTGATATCGAATTCACTTTTTTTGATATTCGTAACTATGAAAAACCTCTTCGAAATAATAATCCAAAGGACGATAACAAACTCATTGCTCTCTTTAAACTTTTATCCCCTGAGCATCTTCTTAAACTCCCCTTTATAAATGATAGTAATAGTTTAGACCAAAGGTTTTATGGAGAACTACTACACATTATCGGATTATCGGAAATTAAAAAGGGAAGTAATAAACTGATCCAACGAAAAAAAGAAGGAGATAGAAATACGGGCTCCTTAATTGAAAATTCAATTATCCAAATTGATAGCCTTGATAAACTAAGTAGGTTAAATAATCCAAGTCATTTTGGCAACTCTAAGGAAGAACGTTTATTTAATGTTTCACTAGAATTAACCATCACTTGGATCAATCGTATTTTGTTTCTTAAGCTACTAGAAGCTCAACTTAGCTCTTATCATAATGGTGATGATTCATATTTGTTTTTAAATATTTCAAAGGTTCATAATTATGACGATCTAAATACATTATTCTTCCAAGTTTTAGCGAAGGAACAATCTGATCGGAATCAAGATGTTAAACAATTATTTGAAAAAATCCCATATCTGAATAGTTCATTATTTGAACCAACTGGTATCGAACATGCTACCCTACTTATAAGTAATTTAAGTGATGATAAGACAATTCCTGTTTATTCATCTACTGTGCTAAAAAATAAAAACGGCAAAAAACAGATAGGAGAGCTAAATACGTTAGAATATTTATTCAAATTTTTAGATGCCTATGACTTCAGTAGTGAAGGTTCAGAAGAAATACAAGAAGAAAATAAAACATTAATTAATGCATCAGTATTAGGATTAATTTTTGAAAAAATAAACGGATACAAGGACGGATCATTTTTCACACCTGGTTTTATCACCATGTATATGTGTAAGGAGACAATTCGTAAAGCTATACTTCAAAGATTCAATAATGTCAAAAACTGGAATTGCAAAAACCTTGATGAATTATACAACAAAATTGATGACCGAAAGGAAGCCAATGAGATAACCAATAATTTAAAATTATGCGATCCTGCCGTAGGATCTGGTCACTTTCTTGTATCTGCATTAAATGAAATAATAGCAATAAAAAATGATTTGAGAATTTTGCAAGATAGAAATGGAAATCGTCTCAAAGAATATCAATTTGAAGTTATCAACGATGAATTGATAATTACCGATGAAGATGGTGAATTTTTCGAATACAATCCTTTAAATAAGGAAAGCCAACGTGTACAGGAAGCACTTTTTCATGAAAAACAAAACATAATTGAGAATTGTTTATTCGGAGTAGATATTAATCAAAATTCCGTTAAAATATGTCGACTAAGACTCTGGATTGAATTATTAAAGCACGCCTATTATAAAACTCCGAATGAACTAGAGACATTACCAAATATTGATATCAATATAAAATGTGGTAATTCACTTATAAGCAGATTTAAATTAGGCGCAGACCTCCAGGCTACACTTCGAAAAAGTGAAATTAGTATTGCTGAATATAAGAGTGCCGTTAAGACATACATGAATGCTAAGAGCAAGGAACAAAAAAGAGAAATGAAATCACTGATAAAAAAAATAAAAGGTGATTTTAAATCAACGTTCTACACCAATATCAAAGAAAATAAAGACCTGGCTCGATATCGAGGTCAACTAATCAATTTGCAGACAGCAAATATTGATTTATTCGGCACCAAAATGGATAAAAAAAAGATAAATATTGAAACGAAAAGGCTCAAAAAATTAATTGCTTCTCAAGAAAAAAAGGTCAACGAAATTATTAGCAATAAAGTATTCGAGGAAGCTTTCGAGTGGAGATTTGAATTTCCTGAAGTTCTTAATGATGATGGTGAGTATATAGGATTTGATGCTATAATAGGGAATCCTCCTTATTTCTCAATTAGCAAAGCACCAGAACTTAAACAGGTTTCGAAGAATTTCAAATCCTTCACATCATCTGGAGACATCTATTCATTATTTATTGAATTGTCTCATAAAATTTTAAAAAACAATGGAATATCTACCCTCATAATTTCAAACAAATGGATGAGAGCCAATTACGGTAAGAATATGCGAGAATATTTAGTAAAGCAAACTAATCCATTTAAACTTATTGATTTTGGCCAGAACTTAATATTTGAAAGCGCTATTGTTCATACAAATATTATTTCTTTCTCAAAGAATGAGTTTAAGTCTAATTTAGCCGCAGTTCGTTTTCCTAATAACTTTTTTAATCAAAATGTTTCATCCGAAGAGTTCTCAGATTTCATAAATGAAAATAAAATTCAACCAGTTAGGGTAAGTAAGGACATTTGGAATATTATTCCAAATTATCTTTATGAGCTCAAATTAAAGGCAGAAAATAAGGGTAGAAAATTATCAAAATGGAACATTGAATTTTATCGGGGATTCCTTACAGGATTAAACGATGCTTTCATTTTATCTAATGATATAGCCAAAAAATTACTAGAAGATGATCCTAATAATATACAATTAATAAAACCACTTTTAAGAGGAAGAGATATAAGACGATATTTTTACAACAACCCTACTTTAAGTGCTATTACTACTTTCCCAGCTCGTAATATTAATATTGAGAGTTACCCAATAATTGAGGAATATCTAAAGTCGTTTCAACCGAAAATAAAGCAAACTGGAGAAAAGTTTATTAATGAAGAGGGTGAAATTGAAAAAACAAGAAAAAAAACATCTCATAAATGGTATGAAACGCAAGATACTATTACCTACTATAAGGAATTTCTTAAACCAAAAATTATATTTTCTGAAATAGTAAGTGAGCCACAATTTTATTACGATGAAGAAGGCTTTTACCCTGAAGCAACAGCTTTTTTTATTTCTGGAAATAATCTAAAATATCTAACTGCCTTACTTAATTCTAAGGCCATTACTTTCTTGTTTAACACCTTTTATATGGGCGGAGAGCTTGTAGGCAAAATTAGATATAAGAAAGCCTTCCTAGAACAGGTCCCTATACCTGTACCTGATCAAAAAACAGAAGATGAAATAGGGGAAATTGTAGATCAAATTTTAAATTTAAAAAAGGAAAATTCCAACTTCGATAGTTTTTACCTCGAAGAAAAAATAAATAAAATGGTTTATGATTTATTTGATTTTAATGAGAGTGAAATTGAAGTTATCGAGAATTATAGTTCCTAA
- a CDS encoding site-specific integrase codes for MKNSWSVKTILRKDKEKKDGTFPLNYLIIINSKSVRLPVGESLKKTEWDDNNNCPRKKGKLVDLKNILEKRKQQFNDFFIEQELAGKPLNITQAKLFYHGEKDKDFYCLFDKFCERKFKTIKPGTQYHYKLFKKQLKEYQPCLSLIEINYKFITEFLHYLSSDKKVGASGIATRRKIFCTILEEFVRLELIKSNPCKRIKKPKENVREEFLTKKELNAFATVNLNIGKLSNGLNHTRDLFLFGCFTGLRYSDLINLRKDQIIGGRIEVEMQKTGKKVKIPLNKEAKEIINKFKSIKSGNRVFPFRCNVSVNRDLKFIARRAHINKRVSFHTARHTFGSMLASNNVQPFYIMKLMGHSDMRMTARYVNSKTSMLEEAMKAVNFR; via the coding sequence ATGAAAAATTCATGGTCAGTAAAAACAATTTTAAGGAAGGACAAAGAAAAGAAAGACGGAACTTTTCCACTTAATTATTTAATTATTATCAATAGTAAATCTGTTCGTCTTCCTGTGGGGGAGTCACTAAAAAAAACTGAATGGGACGATAATAATAATTGCCCTCGAAAAAAAGGAAAGCTTGTTGATTTGAAAAATATACTAGAAAAACGAAAACAACAATTTAACGATTTTTTTATAGAGCAGGAATTAGCTGGGAAACCATTAAATATTACTCAAGCAAAATTGTTTTACCACGGTGAGAAAGACAAAGACTTTTATTGCCTTTTCGATAAATTTTGCGAAAGGAAATTTAAAACCATTAAACCGGGAACTCAGTATCATTATAAGCTATTTAAAAAACAGTTGAAAGAGTATCAGCCCTGTTTAAGTTTAATTGAAATCAATTATAAGTTTATAACTGAATTTCTTCATTATTTATCCTCTGATAAAAAGGTAGGTGCAAGTGGAATAGCAACAAGGCGGAAGATATTTTGTACTATCCTTGAGGAATTTGTGAGATTAGAATTGATAAAAAGTAATCCATGCAAGAGGATAAAAAAACCGAAGGAGAATGTAAGGGAAGAGTTTTTAACTAAAAAGGAACTGAATGCCTTCGCGACTGTTAACCTGAATATAGGTAAGCTTTCAAACGGTTTGAATCATACCAGAGATTTATTTTTATTTGGATGCTTTACAGGCTTAAGATATTCTGATTTGATAAACCTTAGGAAAGATCAAATCATTGGAGGGAGAATTGAGGTTGAAATGCAAAAAACGGGTAAGAAGGTCAAAATACCTTTAAATAAAGAAGCTAAGGAGATTATAAATAAATTTAAGAGCATTAAATCAGGTAATAGGGTATTTCCCTTCCGATGTAACGTATCAGTCAATAGAGATCTTAAATTTATTGCGCGAAGAGCTCATATTAATAAGCGAGTATCCTTTCATACGGCTAGACATACTTTTGGATCGATGTTAGCAAGTAATAATGTTCAGCCTTTTTATATAATGAAATTGATGGGGCATTCGGATATGAGAATGACAGCAAGATATGTGAATTCTAAAACTTCCATGCTCGAAGAAGCTATGAAAGCAGTAAATTTCCGTTAA
- a CDS encoding DUF1599 domain-containing protein — translation MQDTSKQYDAVIEGCRSLFLNKMKDYGCAWRILRLPSLTDQIFIKAQRIRQLQESEVRKVDEDEKSEFIGIINYSVMALIQLERGIALQPDLNPEEAIKLYDEKISETKELMMNKNHDYGEAWRDMRISSLTDLIIQKLLRVKQIEDNKGKTLVSEGIDANYQDMINYSVFAMIHFSEAEEKSIIK, via the coding sequence ATGCAGGATACCTCAAAACAATACGATGCAGTAATTGAAGGCTGCCGCAGTTTGTTTCTAAATAAAATGAAAGATTACGGCTGTGCCTGGAGAATTTTAAGACTGCCGTCGCTAACCGATCAAATCTTTATCAAAGCCCAGCGCATCCGTCAGTTGCAGGAAAGTGAAGTGCGAAAAGTAGACGAAGATGAAAAATCTGAATTTATCGGGATCATCAATTATTCGGTCATGGCGCTTATTCAGTTGGAAAGAGGAATTGCGCTTCAACCTGATCTTAATCCTGAAGAAGCTATCAAGTTGTACGATGAAAAGATTTCTGAAACAAAAGAATTGATGATGAATAAAAATCACGACTACGGGGAAGCCTGGCGTGATATGAGAATTAGCTCTCTAACAGATCTAATTATTCAGAAATTATTACGGGTAAAACAGATTGAAGACAATAAAGGGAAAACCCTCGTAAGTGAAGGGATAGACGCCAATTACCAGGATATGATCAATTATTCGGTTTTTGCGATGATTCATTTTAGCGAAGCCGAAGAGAAATCTATTATTAAATAA